The genome window ACGTGTAGGAACCGTGTGGGAACCGAGTGAAGTATATAGAGGAATGTGTGATTATCAACGCTAAAATAAAAGCACTTCCATGTATAGTTTAGCAGTTGTATTTATACTTTCTTTTCTAtgatacaaattatatattatttctctattcttgcacAATTTTTATCCACACAGGCAGGATgatattaatttagtttttcATTGTATAATACAAAAGCAGTAAGAAGTATAGCATACTTTTATACTTTGCTATAATTTGCTTGCATGGAATCACAAAGCAAACAGTTACCGACGAGTACAAATGTACAAGGAAGAAGCAAAAGGGACAAAGTGGGATGACGATGGTGGGTTTGGTGGAATTAACGTGATCATTGCTTTAGTTGTTGATTAATAGAGAAATTAGGTCATGAATAGAATTGTAGTAGTGTGATATTAAGTGGTCATTGGAAATTAGGGAGGTGTTTGGCCGAATTTAAAAGTCCGACCtctgaatttataaattaaatacacTTATTCGTATCATTTGTATAATAAGTTAAAAAGTACTTAAAAGTAGTTGTGAATGTTATCTTTGTTTTCATGCAtcctacttctttcccaaacactttaattaattacttacaAGTCTTAACTTCTTCTTAACTTCTAATTCGCTTTTTTacaagcaataagcacttattatAAGTTTATCCAAACGGTCGTTATGTTCTTTTTTCAGTGTTTTACTATGTAATTTACTTTTCCCAACTTTCAAACTAATGAGCAGTCcccaaataaaatataaaaaagaaaattgacATGCACTTcaattgttatatataaatattatgtatatattttaatataataattatataattagtcAAATCTCACTTATGAATATGCAAATAATAGGACAGACCAATGAGCTAAGATTAGTAGATACCACATGTAAAAATGTAAGTAACAAAGTTTATATGACATCTTTTTTAGCGGTCCGTATATATCTGGTCAAAGATCATGcctgtaaaatatatataatggaaCTTCTGTTAAACACAATATCACTGGTTAAAATCAGGCAGTTGATCAATGGGCAAAAGTACCAGAGATTTTTGTAGATTTTTTGTGGGATGATGTCAAGTCTTCGAGGAAATCATATATTTGGTGAAGGTACTTTGTTAGATTAGAAATGTGCTGAACATGGCAGACCACATAAGTGTGAAGCAGGACCGTTCCGTATCTTTAAGCCCTGACGTGAAATGAAAAACCGGACCatcgataattttttttataataatataaatgaaatcAACTGAATTTGACATATACCCGGAAATTAACGAGTTACTATGTTGTTTCAAGATGAAAGAGTAAGCACCTGTGCAAGATTAATGAGTTATATTCGTTCAAATGAGAGAGATATACGTATTCAACACATACTCGTAAAAAAGAGACAAAGACCCTCATGACACTCGTAAAATTCTGAAATTCCTGGTTCGTGTTCACTTAGATGGAATGAAGGAagaatgaaataaattttatattttaatataatatccttttcataaaaatattctAATATATGTTGGTCagagaaaatatttataattttcattcttttattcctattattttaactaaaaatttaacccacatgttttggtaAAATGTTTATTCGATTTCTACATAATGTTCCCTTACAATTTTtatcacaaaaaatttaaaactattGATATCTTGTCACTAtcatttcatattttcttttatcttcttaaaatttttgtataatttttcattttattctccCATATCTCAGTAAACACAATCTTACATAGTGTTTGATTGCaatgaatggaatggaatgaaatgactGAAATTAAACGGAAATAATAGAAGGTTGAAGGAAGGATTGTTGAGTGGATGTAAATTTTGCATGATAAGATTTGGATAAAAATAAGTTTGAATAAAAATTGAGCGAGAGTTTGAGTTCTAGTTAAAGATGATAAAAATGGAATAAtggaaaaaattaaattaataaaaagaagGATTGTATGCAGACTGTTGATAGTGAAAATGGAAGGAAAGGATGAGAGGGTCAAAAAGATTAGAATATACACTTTGCGTAAAGAAGTGTTAAGTTACTAAACCCACACCTTTTTTCTTCATGTTTAGCTAATTAAACCCACACCTTAAATTTTAAGTGGCTTGAGAAATAAGAATTACAAGAATACAGTGTATTTTACATATAGATACCCTGTTTATGTGTTCGAATTTAGAGTTGAATAAAATCAGAATCCCGGAACGAATTTGGACTGAACATGAACAGCTTTGTGTTGTCGGACGTTGATACCCATTTACATTCTGTAGAAACATGCAAGTTCAGAACTTGAGTTCTCTGTCCAAAAACTAGCTACActttgtttgaaaattggatTGAAGACGTACATCCGGAGTGTATCTGAAATGAAATAAGTAGACAAAAAGttcatttcttttgaatttataGATTCCGAACTTGTGTCTGGCTAGTCATTACCTGTATtaacagattttttttatttgtaaatgttGAAGATAAGAAGAAGCTCCTAGCTGTTCTGCTCTGTACTGATGGAGACGTAACTCAAAAGGAAAGGAAACATACCCGAAAGTTCGCACTGCAGACTGAAGATAGATAGGAGATACTAATTTCTACTTAAATTTAACTATCTGTACTTTAACTTTTGGAAATTTTTAATTACCGTGTTCAgaaatttttgatatgtttttcaAAATTGAGTTATTTTATGTGAAACAAATGGAGGCTAAGATTCGGAAACATGGTAAATTTGAGATAAATGTCGAGGCAGCTAAAAAAATTCGATATGAATTGAGTTGTATAATAaggtactaatatatatatttacattaaaATGGTACATAGTATTGAAGATTGCTAAGCTAAGGCAGAGGCGATTCTTCTGTCTGCGGTGGCTTGGGCGGTCTCTGCACCTCCACACTAATGAAATTATCTGCTCGCGCTGGCTCACATTTACAAGGCATTGCAATAAACTTGGGGATAAGATCTCCGGGCATAAGTACAGGCAAGCTTTCATTCGGCTTCTTGTTTAAATCCTGCACAAAATCACCAAAAGTTGGGCACATAATCAGTAACTATTacgaaagaaaaacagaaatttaTAGAGAGCTgcacattttaaaattatttaccaTGATGGGAGGCTTAGGTTTGGAGGGATCCAGGTGCTGATCTATGGTATCTGCCTCAAGATCGCTGTCTGCGTGGGCGAAAGATCGGCGCAGGGAGCGGAGCTTGTCCCAGTGGTAGCAACAAGAGAAGATGCCACTCAGGCTAAAAATGACTATCAGGAGAAGAGCCGTCCCGAGGGGGAAGCCAAGAGATGGCCGAGACGACGATTCGTGATGGTGAAATTGCATAGAGTAATTTGGAGGACTCTCCATCACTAAAAATAACAGCTtaacaaaagaagaagaaaatgatttgtatttttcaatCTCCCTACTCCTCTCATCAagagaggaaaaaaaaattgaaatgaagTGGAAGCTAAGATATGAGAAAAGAGAAGGCAGGGGAAGTGAGAATATATAGAGTTAGGAATGAGGTACAGAAATATATGTTTTTCAAGTGACAACAGTACGGAATAATGGGGGGACCTTAATTAGGTTTGTGTTTGATTGTTGTTGTTACTGACTTACTGGGTTATACAGTATTGACAGCTACTTGGAATTATGACTTGTTGAAATCGCTGTGATGGCCATCAAGATCAAGATATCAAGTACCACCAGTACTTTCATTTGTCTATTTTTCGGTGCAAAGTTGTTGCGTTATGATAGATATTCATACCTCTTTCTCATTTCATATCATTTACTTTATTATTCCCGACATCTTTTACATAATGCCGTGCGTTTTCAATCCAAATTATGCAACAACCAGGATAAACATGGGATTTTATCGTTTTAATGTGATCTAGAATTTGGACATCTGTGATGTAGTTTGTTTTACTGTGATTATGTTTAGATTTGCTTGTCTACCTTAATCACTAGTATAGTGTTGCTTTGTCATATTCGTATGGCCAGAGATATCTATTTCATAAACACTACACCAGTATTTGCCTGCAAGTAATTTATTCTGTCACATGATATGATTTCTATTCCGTTACCCTCCATTTCTATACTTCTCATTCTTTATTTTTGGTCTTTGATTCTCATTTCTGCCTAGTGTACAAACGCTCATTTCAATTTTTGTGTTATACTTGAATGTTCATTTGTTACTCactttatttcaaaatactagtcgttttgactttttatacGTAATTTGAGAGataatgaaaatatatgtaCACAGTGTTTCAAATTTCCATTTACTAAacaaaagtttaacatctatcattttattcataaaaaaattaaaattaattcataaaatacaatatttttttcccatctcaaatacgtgtaaaaaagctAAATAATATGTGCAACAAGTAAAagtaattactccctccgtccttatttatctgtccactttggaagtaaaaatttgtctctatttatctgtccatttatactttcaaaactaatttaatgataatttttcaaatatatctccataatttcaattttcaaggcttgacttatttaaaacttggttgaattcatgttttcaagacataaagtaggggtattccactattttcaagatattaataagaggtatttaatgaaaaagttcatacaatcaattattccttggtatatgtttttttttccaacatggacagataaaaagggacggagggagtattattttagaAAGAAGAGAATATCTACTACGAATATGTTTAAGTTCTTTAAATGTCTTctctatatgtttttttttaaaacaagggTACATTATACAAGTCACAGGTAATTTCATATCGCACCCTTAAGTATCgtcaaaaacgatagagtaccaatattttgagaaactcaactcgcaccctcTATCTTTAGTGTTCAAGCCCGAGATACACTCCCTGCCGTaaacttccgttaactcagtgcactccgttaagtcactataCATATAACTGCAATTCGGATCCCCTAaattacgttcaaaaacgatgttgtacccatatttttggaaacccaaatcggaccacctatttttacatttcaagaacgatacgcacaCCCTCCGTTGAATttcgttaacttccgttaaaatactcttccgtctcaatttacatgtcacttttgcttcttgagtagtcaaattgactaatttttgaccaactatttgaaaatatgtatttattattttagaaaatataaagttacatattaaaatagactagatttaatttttgatgatatatttttaaaaaaaatttgatcaatatttccagacaaaataattaaaatttatatatataaatcaatatataaatttatgtattatttataataaatattacataatatttatgttttatatttaaaatagtgtatatttttaagTACATAATACATatgtcactaaaaatttaaaatcattcaatatgtaaaatcattttgacttggggataaCTTAATTaagcaaaaattaaaaaaaaaataccatcaaaaagtaaatctagtctatttgttttcgcaaataatagagggtccgaatttcgcaaataatagaggTAATTGCAATTGGACCCCCTATTACTTACctctattaaaatagactagatttactttttgatgatattttttttaaacaaaatttagtatattttaatatgtaactttctatttcctaaaataataaataaatatttttttaatagttggtcaagaattagtcaatttgacttctcaaaaagcaaaagggacatgtaaattgagacggaggagtattttaacggaagttaatgGAATTCAACGGAGGGGTGCGTgtcgttcttgaaatgtaaaaataggtggtgTGATTTGGGCTTCCAAAAGTATGGGTACAacatcgtttttgaacgtaacttagggggtccgaattgcaattatatgtaTAGTGACTTAACGAAGTGCACTGAGTTGACGGAAGTTAATGGCAGGGGTGCATCTCGGGCTTGAACACTAAAGATAAGAGGTGTGAGTTGAGTTTCTCAAGTATaggtactctatcgtttttgaacgatatttaaggggtgcgatatgcaattacctctgcAAGTTATTGAAACATTATCCGACTCCCACTAGTCAGCAGACTCGATATGGATTTACAAATTATGAGGATTTGTGCAGAAGAGTGCAACCTAAACCTTTGATGCATGGGTGAAGCATGTAAAGGTTATGTGCATCTCTGACAAGTTGGAACAAAATTCCAGTTTGTTTCTCTATGTATTATGAATGTGATCTAGTACGTATTAATTCAACTTTTTAGGTGAATTTGATGTACAGTGAATCCGGATGAGACTATAGAGTATAGGGTCGTATTCAAAAAAACTGTCCTCTACGTCTCTGAAAGGACGTTTTATCTTTTTATTGAAACATTGGTACAATCAATTAAATTCTGACGAGGGGACACCGTCACGGATACATGATCCAGCTCGTAAATTAGCTGAAACTGTAAacaatattactccctccgtcccacccatttcttatcgaatgggttgggcacggaggttaagaaatatgtataaggtagtggaaaagaggaagaaaagtgggtaaagtggtgggacccgttgatttttaatgtataaaaagaagatagtggagtaaaagtagtgtgaaaaggaaagaaaagatgaaaagtggtgggatctattgactatttttggttagttttgaaatgtaaagaattggatgggacattccaaaaaagaaagtgtaaagaaatgggtgggacggagtgAGTAACCAAAGGGATGAAAGAACGTAATGAAATGGAGCCCATAAAGGAGCAGGCTGTCGGATGGGCCGTCATTCAATATGAAATCGACCTTAACCTAACAAAATGTGAACCCGTGAATTGATATTCGCATCTATTCCTTTGCCTTGATATCCAGTAATTATCGGAATGTTTGGCCTGGCTTAAAAGCTCCGCTTCTGAGTTTGTAAGTTAGAAATATTTATTCGTATCGTCTATGTTAAAAGTCGAAAATGCTTATAAAAACTTCAGAATGTTAACTTTGATTTTttggcttctacttcttttcgaactattttaaacacttttaaatcttcatttatttttatttcaattttttttattataagcaAGAAACCAAACGGTCCCTGCAGCTATCAGCTAACTAAAATATCAGGCTCGACAGTGTTTGCGGAAGACGCAAAAATCTGGTGCACCACTACTATGTTATCCATTTACTCTGCATTTATAGTTTTCTTACTGAATCATAATACTTCTATATACTTACCCTCTTCCAATAACTTGGAGAGATTATGCTAATCAATTTCAAGTTTTCAACTCCACGATGGGTGGTCTAAATAAACTATCTTTGTGGTTGTTTGTTTAACTTTCGATTAGAAAGAATTTCAACTCCTGAATACTACACATCATTCACTGAAATACCATTCCGTTTTACACTGGTGCATTAAAAATTTGTTCGGCTaagtatattaaattttgttttctgtaaataaaattttgtaattaatagTTTCATTTagagaaaaatccaaaaaagtaATAGACCATAACATACAAAAAGTGTTGGTGGTATTTAACGAGGAcggatgaaagtattaaaaaacTGGATTCTGTTAATTTAGAGCATCCCAAGTTTTACACTGGTGCAAGTTTTGATGCTTAAACcgatttcatatataaaattatgggCATCAAATTTGGTTTATTTTCATGCTTTATACATATTcgtaattgaaatttatattcgACCCGTTTTAGAATCGGAGTGTCTAATCTAAAAATTATATCCATTTCGAAACGTGTCGTAtatttttcgtgtatatttaatataaatacatatttaatataaatacaataatcaaatatttaaaaatatatttaaaaatataattatttatattattttctaaaatatcataaattctatatatTGTGGTTTTTCCATCGTTTTGTTATTTAGAAGATAATCTTGTAATTTAAAGTTCAATATTCAATTAAACCATTCGAGATACAAGTCTTGACATTGACCGGAATAGACCTCTATATCAAATATACGATCATGGTACATATGATACACATGGGTAAATTCATGTGTCAGCATATTGTCAGACAgcttaataaaatataacttcaTGTTGTTATATACACGAACTAAGTCTCAGCATTCCTCAATCCCCTTACAAAGCATTCCTCAATTCCCTTGCGAAGTCTTGATCGTATAGGAGCTACACTTTTAATCAACTGAACCACCACTAAACAATCAGATTCAATAGTAGCTGCAtacccttccatttctttagcCCATCTTAAAGCCTCTTTAACTACAACTGCTTCCATCAAAGTTGAATTCATCACCTTTACAAAGCTTTTGAATTTCGGTAAGGGAAGGTGATTATTATGATTTCAAGCAATGAGACTGATACTTGAAGTTCCTTAGTCATCGAAAATTGTTGCATCCCTTATAATCTTTACGTCCCTTATGTTGAGGCTTTGTATAGTAAATAGCACCATCTTCTGTCACAGAAGGTTGAATTGGGGCCCAGAACTCTATCCTGAACAACTGTCCACTCTGAAAGATATTCCTAAACTTTTGCAACAATTTTCATAAGTGTCCATTTATTTCTACTCAACACTAGGTCGTTTCCTGGATCTCCAAATCAACCAACACAAAGTGATGATATTTGCTTTGTTGTTATTTGATTGTACTGGTAAATTTTTTCTATTCACACAAGAAATTTCATAATCACATCCGTATTAATGTCTGTATTATAAATCTGCCAACACGCATAGCCACTAACTTAAGTTGCGCTAATACATGAAATATTGATTCTACTCCTTCACTGTAAAATGAGCATACATTACCAACTTGCACATGTTTAGCCTGAATTCAACTTTAACTGGAATGATATGTAACAACCTTCCAAATCAAGCTTAAAATCTTTGAAGGAGCTTTAATATTGCACAAATTCTTCCAGAAATCATTATTATCTCCTACATTCCAAGCTCCTTTCTGATTCCTAGAAGTTTGTACGCACTTCTAACTGAATATTGTCCACATTGTTCTAATTTCCGGCTTAAAAACTCTGTCCAAATCTTGTTGAACCATGATATTTACAATGCATTGATGATCCCTAGCATTAATAACTTCTAGATACCATTCCATGGTGCTAGTACAGAATAACGATagcatattttgatttattaactaGGGAGACAGTAGTGATGTATGGATTCTCCATACTATTCAGTCAAGGATGATTAATGATCTTTGTTTCTTTTCTAGTACCAATTTTCCAATTCGACCTTGCAGAAATTACTCTCCTTGCTTCGAGCACACTGCGTCATATGAAACTAAGACCGCTTTCTAAACTATCTTCCAAAAAATCATTTGCATAATACTTACCTTTGTATACTCGAGCCATCAAACTTTTGGGATTTGTAATGAGATGCCAACATTGCTTTCCTAACATGGATAAGTTGAAATCACCCACTAAAAATATCATCCCACCAATCTCTTAATTTGTTAAATTACTTTATTTACAAGAAAGAttctattttttactttttatacaACAATTATTTACATATTGTTAATTCGTCCACACTTATTGATGgacttttatataataattctcGATCCATTAAACAAATTGATAGCCTTCTATTCATCAATTACTCCGTCAATTCTTTATGAAATAGTGAACATGGATTTCTTTTGTCCCAGGTCATCAAACCCTTTCCTTCATTGATACATATGATCCTATTACTccatgtttaatattttattatttagaagataatttttatatcatatattgaGATGTTGATATTTTCCTATTATAATACTccatgtttaatattttatcatttaaaattttatatttgaaatagggagaactattaatataaaatactgcATTCGTCCCTCGAAATTGCACAGTCCACGCAACATAGTTTTCTTATCCCTCTTTCAAAGTTATTGGAGGGATAATGCTAAACTCAATGATGAATGGCCAAGATATATTATCCTTAAGCTAGTGATTTCTAtcgattattttaaaattggtgtGCAGATAATGATATCcaagaaaatattaatacttgattttaaattttttttaagattatgTGTACATAGGCTCCCACAAAATCTTGCTAATATGAGCGCAGTTTTTTATAcacactgtttttttttttacggaAGTGCAAGTACACCGTTAATTTTTCGTCATTTCTTTTTTGCAATGGTGTACTAATACTTTAGAGAAATTTAATTCTTTagacaaataaatatttcatgGACTATTTGTGTCGTCGGTCATATGAACTCAAATCTTTTTGtcgttaaaaaataaaaaaacgttTTTCTGATACCCTCATAAAATTATCTTGATGGTAACTCTTGTCCATACATAATGTGGTGggtcaaaaattaatatttagccATGTTACAGACAAAATTTTACGCGCAGAccattattgaattattgggCCTTGTTCAATTCAAACTTGATAAGACTCTTCATGCTTAAGGGCTGGCCCAGTATAACAGTTAGTGGTGGGCAAAGAAAGGTCTATCAAAGTACCACACGATATGGATATAACAAACccaacaagaaaataaaagcaAATGAATCAACGGGCTTTTCAGGGCAACTACGGACTACCTTGCTCAATGCTCAATTGCTCATCGATAAGATCTACTGTAAAACGTTTTTCGTATATAGTAATCTGCATATCTTCAGTGGAATGCTTTATGAATTTGTTGTGTTGCACAATATTTGGTTCATACTGTTATCATTTTCTATCAGGATACacgaataaataaatttgttgtGACTCTGTTGCTATTATTTAGCAGGATACACGAATCGTAAgttatatattatgataaatgAAAACAGAGTCCCTGGTCAGAATTGAACTGGGTTCATCGCATGTGAGTTGATGGATCATCACAAACAAATGTACTGCAATATGAAAAAATCTGTCTCTGGTCCTGCCCCTGCCCTGGACCTGTTTAGTGATTTTCCTATCAAAGTCCACTCCCAACGAAACACtggtaatataaataatttgaaagttTGGAGCATGTAAAGTTGGTATGTGTCACACGTGAACACAGGCATGTTCAATAACATGAGAATCGCACGTATGTAATAGCAGAAATACTGTAATGTCAATCTGAACCTCACTGTTTCTCTTTATTT of Daucus carota subsp. sativus chromosome 3, DH1 v3.0, whole genome shotgun sequence contains these proteins:
- the LOC108211790 gene encoding uncharacterized protein At5g65660, which gives rise to MESPPNYSMQFHHHESSSRPSLGFPLGTALLLIVIFSLSGIFSCCYHWDKLRSLRRSFAHADSDLEADTIDQHLDPSKPKPPIMDLNKKPNESLPVLMPGDLIPKFIAMPCKCEPARADNFISVEVQRPPKPPQTEESPLP